The following nucleotide sequence is from Apium graveolens cultivar Ventura chromosome 4, ASM990537v1, whole genome shotgun sequence.
aaattaacagCGCTTTCTCTTAAATGTTATGATAATTCAATCACTGACGGAGAAAAATCTTTAAAATCTTTGAAATTAAACCCTGGTATTTTCAGTTCTGTAGTGTGTCTTGAACTGACTTGGTACAGACTCTTCAACACCTCTCCCTTCCAAAGTTGTGAAAAGCTTCGAATTCTGAAACTGAGCAGTTTGGTACTAGGTAGCAAGTCTATTAAGAAAATATTCTCTCTCTGCAAGAGTCTTGAGGAATTTAGCATGTTTGATTGTCACGGATTCTCAGAATTGAAATTCTTTAGTCGAAATCTCAAGTTTCTAGAGCTGCGGTGCTTGCATCTTAAAAACATCAACATCTCTTTTAAAGCTCTCACGACCCTGATACTCGATCGGATATCTTGCAGATGGTCTTCTGTTATCATCAATCAATGCACCAAGTGTTACCGATTTGCAAGCTTATTGTAACCTTGACATTGTAGGTGTTCGGAAAATATTACTGACATGTAAAAAACTCTTAAACACCTCTACCTTCCAAAGTTGTAAAAAGCTTCAAATTCTGAAACTGAGCAGAATGGGACTCGGTAGAGAGTCTTTCACCGAAGTATTCTCTCTTTGCAAGAATCTCGAGGAATTTAGCATGGTTCATTGTCCAATCTCTGAATTGGAAATCTCTAGTCAAAATCTCAAGATTCTAGAGCTGCGGTGCATGCATCTTAAAAACATCATCATCTCTGCTGAAGCTCTCTCGACCCTGATACTGTATCAGATATCTTGCAAATGGTCTTCTGTGGTCATTGATACACCGAGAGTTACAGATTTACAAGCTTACTGTAATGTTGAAGGCGTCGGTGGAAAATTTAAGGAGATGTATCTGAGTCAGGAAAAGCTTCTTGAACATTGCACCGGTTTTCTGGTAAAAAGGTTTTTTCGTTTAATTTTCTTTGATCAAAACTCCTAAAAGAATCCAACAGATTGTATGTCTTTACTGTTTTTTCAGTCCTGCCATGAACGTTCCCTTCCTCTATATTCTTCTCAAATGGGATATGTAAGTGCATTCCGAAATTTGCAAGAGTTGTCGACATCTTTGGATTTGAATGGCATAAGACATACAATTCTTTTGTCGTACATATTCCGAGTGTGCTCTCAGTTGAAAAGGCTTGACATAACTGTGGAGGTATGTTTCCTGTAAGATACCTTGATGTAAGACAGATATCTCAGGTAGGGTGTTTTGAAATATTCAGTGTCTTGACTACATTATTTTCCGCTGTTCCCCTACACAGGTTAGAGACCCGTGTAAGGTTGGAAACTTATACTATCCCGAGCATTTGTTTTGGGAGAAGAAAGAGAGTTTTGACTGTATTTCAAATTGTTTAAGAGCTGTGTCCATTCAGAACTTCAGGGGAGAAGTTCTTGAAATGGAATTCGTAAGGTATGTCATTACTAGAGCTCAAAGGATGCGTCGAGTTACTGTTAGATGTGCCGATGATTGCACTGCAGAAGAGGTAACTGCAACAAGGAACTTGTTGTTGTTTCCCAAAAGCTCTATGGATGTTTCAGTAATCATTGAGCCCCCTACTCCCACAGCAGGTTGGTTCCTTACCTTTCTACCTAATTTGTTTATCTTTGTATTATATGTATGAATACGTCTGAAAATTATATAAGACGAGTCagatttattttaatttttttcctGACAAAAAAAGACGATTCAGATTTTGATTCAACATAAACATGAGAATTTAGGTGTATTTACACCAGTACGTGCTGGTCTTACTATTCCCCCAGCTGATAGTATCATGCTGTAGGTGGAGCCACACATAGTCCAGGCAATAGCACCGCCAACTAAAATGGTTACTATAGTTTATGATGTGTGATTTGGATCATATGTTTTAATCGAAAAGGGAGCTCACTGGTACAATTCATACCCCTTTTTATCCACTGTTTACATAGATTTCGTTTTTACTTGTATATCTTGTTATTTTGGATCTGAAGTTTTCTCGTTGTAGCACCTCTTTTCATACTTAACTTGTTAATTTTCATGTTTATAAGTTATTTTAACTACAACTTCTAACATCAATACTACATGTAAATACTAGCTGTCCATTTTATTATAAACATTTGAGAAAGTATTCATGTAGAATATGTTCTAATATATAAACTCCGTTTTTTGGTTTGATATctatactataatataataaccggaatgaggtatattttggttcaacggttattcccttattttcggttattaaatataaaaataaatagtgtTGTACACATGCTAACTACTAAATTGCTAAATTACTAGATATAGTCTTCTTATCCCGCTAAACTACAACCAAaatttatcctactaaactacgatcGCAGCTTCTTcctaattcttttattttttattataaatctataattattatatatttatataaatatattaatattaatatatgattagataaataaatttaaaatttatttaaatataaacgGAAGCACGGGATTTAAGCTAATGTATATTAATAACACATTAGATATTAAAATATGCAAGTGTTTGTGAATACACCTTTTGACACGTGACAACCATTCAGTAGAATTTCTTATAGGAAAAatgaattaatttttttttgcaTTTTCCCCTTTTACTACCCTTTCGAAAAAAATAACAAGCGTGGGCATAAAACCGCAACCCCTTCCCCTGGACAAATTGGATGCAAGTGCCTTAAAAATGTTAATCTGCATGTATGTTTGTACTTCAAGGATCTCGTAAATAGACAGTAATTTAGTGGATAGTGGATGGTATGCATCTAATGTATAAGATGAACATTCTGGTTGAAGATGTCTTGTATATTTTAGATCAAGTAAATGATTCTGACATGCTGGCAGACTTTTAGTAGTTGAATATCTGGAGTTATGTTTGCAGATGTTTAATACCTCAGTCATGGCGCAGTACCTTTTTGTATATAATTTACCCTATATTCCTTTGATCAGGAGAAGTTGCATTGCCTCCAAAAAAAAGACGGATGAGTCATGTAGTTGTTGCCCAAGCTCCATCTTGATTGATTTTCTGCCAACTGATGAACCTAAGATCATTGCTTCTACTCTTTACTCGGTTGTAGTCAATCTTGTGGCTGCAAATGGAAGACACTGTTGATCTATGTTTTGAGTTTACCTTTAAGACCTTATATATGGACGGTTGTGGTGAAGTAGAATCTCTAGACTCGACTAGTTTTCTTTCAAATGTTTTTATCTGGCACTATTCTAGTGCGCAGACTGCAATTTCTTGAATATTTGGCTGCCGTTTGGCTTTTACAGACTTGGTTTGTCTTTATTTGTCAAATGATTTGGTTTGTTTTCTGCTAATTGCTTTCTttttctccaatcccattcccGCACCCCCAAACATATGTGATCATTGCAAACACATTCTAGGCTCCTGTTAGTGCAGACTGTGGACTTGAACCAGAGACCTCGCCCGTGAAGTAAATCATCGCACCTACGGTCCAACCAATTGGGAAAGAATCAATAGATTCCTTTTCGGGAGAATCAACAAGTCTTGATCAAAATATTAATACCACTCATTACCTATTTGTGTTCCGTGTAATCCGTGAGGATACAAGAATTTAATTTCATTAGGAAAAAAAACTTTACATGTACAAGTGGTTTTGAGATGTACACTACTACTATACAATTGTGTGAAGGCCAATATACATGACATTTGAGCTGCCAAAAAGGGATGTTAATTTACCAGTAGTGATGAATTAAACCTCTGTAATGGTTGGTAAATGAGGTCTCCTTGAGTGGTGTTGATGTGAGTGGAAGTCATCGTTATGCATGCTTACATTAATCAAATGAGCTAACACTTGTATATTTGTCGTTGATTCTCTGAGCAACTCTTCAAGTTGCTTTCTCGTAATCTTCAACTTAACTTGTGTTGTCTTTTTCATGTTTtctgtgaaaatatcattatttGCTGATGTTCCTGCACTATTCACACTAATCTCCTCACTACCTGGAACAGCCTTGTTTACTATTTTCTAAGCATCATTTGAAGCACTAGTACTCTTGTGCCCTTCTTTAAACAATATTTTATTGTAGTTGTGGCAGGAGTCTTCTTTTAGACTATGGCCCGTTTGTGGGTTCAAAAAAAATAGTAACTTAAAACTAAAGTTGAAAAGTGTAATATAAGtgatataatattttaaattataagttacTAGCATAAACCCGTGCATTTTAGTAGGACTAGTAATATAGTCCGTGCTTCGCACACGGGAATTTcttataatataaaaaaaaatttaaaattttttttaGTGCAATATCGTAAAATTTATCATACCTTTGTATTGTTTAAAAAAATGCAAAGATTGGCAGAGGTGTCTGATACTTGAATTAGTATATTGAAACacataattatatttaattatttacgaTTATAAAAATGTACATGGagtaaattttaaatttgttaaaaataattttaaattaattatgttAGTGAAATTACATCAATAAAATAAATTGTGCGTGCATTACTGTATAATAATTGAAAGACATAAAATTGATAAATTgctaataaatataaataaaatttataatgtTTTATGAATTCCCACCACAAATATTCAATGAACCGGTTAAAAGATCCAATATCCAATACCACTACACATTTAAAAATACTAAGGTCTTGATATTTTATCGAATATATTGGAAATTTTAAATCCTTAAGATATTCGATTATGACTAATAATTTCACTCGGCAAAAAGCGGTCCATCAAATCCTTTAAATTCAAGACTGAAACAAAAAACATGATAAGATATTAACAAAAAAAATGTATAAACAatataattgtaatttaaaagtaaaactaaataaattaagttaatatatttaatatttaatattaatctAACATAACTTATAATAAAAACACATTTCTCTCATTATTATTACCACCTCCAAATCAGGATTAAGATATATCTTAATGCAGGGAAATTATTGCTATTAAggcttttaaaaatataaaagttCAATAATTGTTAATAAGCTATAAATTATTATGttaaaaatatgaaataaaaGTAATAATATTAACATTATGTCATTTAACGATGACCTTGTACAAAATCACAACTACAGGAGTTCTTGGTCAAAAACATGATTCATAATCTTTAATTGTTTTTTACTACATTAATTGATTGATATGAAAAGATGAAATTGTAATGATTTATGATTGATAGATATGGATACAAAAGGAAGGAAAAGTTGATAAGCGATACCTAGGTAATTTTAAACTTTCCTTTAGTTAGTTTGTAGAAAGAAGTTAAAacaattatttcttttattttatattgcTGATAAATTATACAAATGATTATTGAGAATCCgagtaaaaatattttaaaaataaaagcgTATCCGGAAAATCAGTTTAtcagttttaatttttttttaatttaactttGGAAACAAACACATGTTTTCAAGGAAGCATGTAAATTACAAATTTCGTTATTCTAGatcttatttt
It contains:
- the LOC141721302 gene encoding uncharacterized protein LOC141721302 encodes the protein MGLGRESFTEVFSLCKNLEEFSMVHCPISELEISSQNLKILELRCMHLKNIIISAEALSTLILYQISCKWSSVVIDTPRVTDLQAYCNVEGVGGKFKEMYLSQEKLLEHCTGFLSCHERSLPLYSSQMGYVSAFRNLQELSTSLDLNGIRHTILLSYIFRVCSQLKRLDITVEVRDPCKVGNLYYPEHLFWEKKESFDCISNCLRAVSIQNFRGEVLEMEFVRYVITRAQRMRRVTVRCADDCTAEEVTATRNLLLFPKSSMDVSVIIEPPTPTAGEVALPPKKRRMSHVVVAQAPS